A part of Melittangium boletus DSM 14713 genomic DNA contains:
- a CDS encoding acyl-CoA dehydrogenase, producing MPSASSHYKANLRDLNFNLFEFLDIGHTSLGKAPFGDFDETAARQTLETFAALCTHELAASFAESEHHPPRLEGGEVRLPPGMKRSLTAYYDAGMHHLELPTALGGMAAPPTLGWAAFELLVGANPALAFFTLGNILARVIDRLGTESQKKRYLPAMMERRWVGTMVLTEPDAGSDVGAARTKARRVEGDVWELEGVKRFITSAETDHAENIVHMVLARPEGAGPGTKGLSLFIVPKFWVEEGGVLGERNGVVCTKIEDKMGLKGSVTSELTFGDGQRARGLLLGEVHDGIRQMFHIIEQARMAVGMKSMATLSTAYLNALEFTRERKQGADLMGARDAHAPRVPILRHPDVRRMLMAQKAHAEGMRALALYTASMQDQVELRGGHRALEAAEYDSLNDLLLPLVKGYCSEKAYELLALSLQCLGGSGYLKDYPMEQYIRDQKIDTLYEGTTHIQALDLLMRKVARDGGTTLQGLLGRVRATAEGDEGGEELKAERAALGQGLTAMETMLGTLMGKLGESVYHVGLQGNRVLMALADLIVGWLLVRHAAVALERAKENPGDKAFYAGKVASARWFCHEVLPGLEHAARMVERGDLELMNLPDESF from the coding sequence ATGCCATCCGCGTCCAGCCACTACAAGGCGAACCTGCGAGACCTGAACTTCAATCTCTTCGAGTTCCTGGACATCGGCCACACGAGTCTGGGCAAGGCGCCCTTCGGGGACTTCGACGAGACGGCGGCGCGCCAGACGCTGGAGACCTTCGCGGCGCTGTGCACCCACGAACTGGCGGCCAGCTTCGCCGAGTCGGAGCACCACCCCCCCCGGCTGGAGGGCGGCGAGGTCCGGCTTCCGCCGGGGATGAAGCGCTCGCTGACGGCCTACTACGACGCGGGGATGCACCACCTGGAGCTGCCCACGGCGCTCGGGGGAATGGCGGCGCCGCCCACGCTCGGCTGGGCGGCGTTCGAGCTGCTCGTGGGGGCCAATCCCGCCCTGGCCTTCTTCACGCTGGGTAACATCCTGGCGCGCGTCATCGACCGGCTGGGCACCGAGTCCCAGAAGAAGCGCTACCTGCCGGCGATGATGGAGCGGCGGTGGGTGGGCACCATGGTGCTCACCGAGCCGGACGCGGGCAGTGACGTGGGCGCGGCGCGCACGAAGGCCCGGCGCGTGGAGGGAGACGTCTGGGAGCTCGAGGGCGTCAAGCGCTTCATCACGAGCGCGGAGACGGACCACGCGGAGAACATCGTCCACATGGTGCTGGCGCGGCCCGAGGGAGCGGGCCCGGGCACCAAGGGCCTGTCGCTCTTCATCGTGCCCAAGTTCTGGGTGGAGGAAGGGGGCGTGCTCGGCGAGCGCAACGGCGTGGTGTGCACGAAGATCGAGGACAAGATGGGCCTCAAGGGCTCGGTGACGAGCGAGCTGACGTTCGGGGACGGCCAGCGCGCGCGGGGCCTGCTGCTGGGCGAGGTGCACGACGGCATCCGGCAGATGTTCCACATCATCGAGCAGGCGCGCATGGCGGTGGGCATGAAGTCCATGGCCACGCTGTCCACGGCGTACCTGAACGCGCTGGAGTTCACCCGGGAGCGCAAGCAGGGCGCGGACCTGATGGGCGCCCGGGACGCCCACGCGCCGCGCGTGCCCATCCTGCGCCACCCGGACGTGCGGCGGATGCTGATGGCGCAGAAGGCACACGCCGAGGGCATGCGGGCGCTCGCCCTGTACACGGCGTCCATGCAGGACCAGGTGGAGCTGCGCGGCGGACACCGGGCGCTGGAAGCCGCCGAGTACGACTCACTCAATGATCTGCTGTTGCCACTGGTGAAGGGCTACTGCTCGGAGAAGGCGTATGAGCTCCTGGCCCTGTCGCTGCAATGCCTGGGCGGCTCGGGCTACCTCAAGGACTACCCGATGGAGCAATACATCCGGGATCAGAAGATCGACACGCTCTACGAGGGCACCACGCACATCCAGGCGTTGGACCTGCTGATGCGCAAGGTGGCGCGCGACGGTGGGACCACGTTGCAGGGGCTGCTCGGACGGGTGCGCGCGACGGCGGAGGGAGACGAGGGCGGCGAGGAGCTGAAGGCCGAGCGCGCGGCATTGGGCCAGGGGCTCACCGCGATGGAGACTATGCTGGGCACGCTGATGGGCAAGCTCGGCGAGTCCGTGTACCACGTGGGCCTGCAGGGCAACCGGGTGCTGATGGCGCTGGCGGACCTGATCGTGGGCTGGCTGCTGGTGCGGCACGCGGCGGTGGCGCTCGAGCGCGCGAAGGAGAACCCAGGAGACAAGGCCTTCTACGCGGGCAAGGTCGCGAGCGCGCGCTGGTTCTGCCACGAGGTGCTGCCGGGCCTGGAGCACGCCGCGCGCATGGTGGAGCGCGGCGACCTGGAGTTGATGA
- a CDS encoding hybrid sensor histidine kinase/response regulator has translation MTTPVPTPLWQALSREVALACAASGEILWADERAVRLLEAKPGHSLRALAAQGTEDKVERLITLARDERVEGWEVVLCVADKPCTFAFRGAPHDGGVALVGSLVPEDYAASLSQVSETLSELAALHRETERQQRELKRRADELLRLNRELEESNRGVRTLHAELDEKTESLVRAAEIKSRVVANVSHEFRTPLHSILGLARLLLNPANGTLSGEQHKQVQFIRGSAEALFELVSDLLDLSKLESGKSTLRPTRFNARDFQGALRGMMRPLIPADSPVDLRFTEPLDELLLETDEAKVSQVLRNLVSNALKFTEKGHVTVSVRAGPDDTVCFQVSDSGIGIAPEHHQHIFEEFAQVDSPLQKKVRGTGLGLSLSRRIAEFLGGDLSVRSTPGQGSTFTFTLPRVHPEVAEFAGITERSQHLDPTLAPVLVLEDDRQTLFLYEKYLSRSGFQVLPVRTVDDARRTLQRVRPAAVVLDVMLEGETSWSFLSELKTNEATRDIPILVVTLMDREQKARALGADEFWLKPVAEEQLLRKLTAMARASPVRKLLIIDDDDVHRYLFRQMLNNSPYVLEEAATGPVGIRMAREGSPDLIFLDFVLPDMTAFDVLDELKADPRTRDIPIILHTAHQLKEEERQRLAKETSTILAKHTLSREVAIARIRDALNKSIGSGGEVRRG, from the coding sequence GTGACGACCCCCGTACCCACGCCCTTGTGGCAGGCCCTGAGCCGCGAGGTGGCGCTGGCATGCGCGGCGTCCGGTGAAATCCTCTGGGCGGACGAGCGTGCGGTACGGCTGTTGGAAGCAAAGCCCGGACATTCCCTGCGCGCGCTCGCGGCCCAGGGCACCGAGGACAAGGTGGAGCGGCTCATCACCCTCGCGCGTGACGAGCGCGTGGAGGGATGGGAGGTCGTGCTGTGCGTGGCGGACAAGCCGTGCACCTTCGCCTTCCGGGGAGCGCCGCATGACGGAGGCGTGGCGCTGGTGGGCAGCCTGGTGCCCGAGGACTATGCCGCCTCGCTGTCCCAGGTGAGTGAGACCCTGAGCGAGCTGGCGGCGCTGCACCGCGAGACGGAGCGCCAGCAGCGCGAGCTCAAGCGGCGCGCGGACGAATTGCTGCGCCTCAACCGCGAGCTGGAGGAGTCCAACCGCGGCGTGCGCACCCTGCACGCGGAGCTGGACGAGAAGACGGAGAGCCTGGTGCGCGCCGCGGAGATCAAGAGCCGGGTGGTGGCCAACGTGAGCCACGAGTTCCGCACCCCGCTGCACTCCATCCTCGGCCTCGCGCGGCTCTTGCTCAACCCCGCCAACGGCACGCTGTCCGGCGAGCAGCACAAGCAGGTGCAGTTCATCCGCGGCTCGGCCGAGGCCCTCTTCGAGCTGGTGAGTGACTTGCTGGACCTGTCCAAGCTCGAGTCGGGCAAGTCGACGCTCCGGCCCACGCGCTTCAACGCCCGGGACTTCCAGGGCGCGCTGCGGGGGATGATGCGGCCCCTCATTCCCGCGGACTCGCCGGTGGACCTGCGCTTCACCGAGCCCCTGGACGAGCTGCTGCTGGAGACGGACGAAGCCAAGGTGAGCCAGGTGCTGCGCAACCTCGTGTCCAACGCGCTCAAGTTCACCGAGAAGGGCCACGTCACCGTCTCCGTGAGGGCGGGGCCCGACGACACGGTGTGCTTTCAGGTGAGCGACTCCGGCATCGGCATCGCGCCCGAGCACCACCAGCACATCTTCGAGGAGTTCGCCCAGGTGGACAGTCCCCTGCAGAAGAAGGTGCGCGGCACCGGCCTGGGGCTCTCGCTGTCGCGGCGCATCGCCGAGTTCCTGGGGGGCGACCTCTCGGTGCGAAGCACCCCGGGTCAGGGCTCCACCTTCACCTTCACCCTGCCCCGCGTGCACCCGGAAGTGGCCGAGTTCGCGGGCATCACCGAGCGCAGCCAGCACCTGGACCCCACCCTCGCGCCCGTGCTCGTGCTGGAAGACGACCGGCAGACGCTCTTCCTCTACGAGAAGTACCTGTCGCGCTCGGGCTTCCAGGTGCTGCCCGTGCGCACGGTGGACGATGCGCGGCGCACCTTGCAGCGCGTGCGCCCGGCCGCCGTGGTGCTCGACGTCATGCTGGAGGGCGAGACGAGCTGGAGCTTCCTGTCCGAGCTCAAGACGAACGAGGCCACGCGCGACATCCCCATCCTCGTGGTGACGCTCATGGATCGGGAGCAGAAGGCACGCGCGCTCGGCGCGGATGAGTTCTGGCTCAAACCCGTGGCCGAGGAGCAACTGCTGCGCAAGCTCACCGCCATGGCCCGCGCCTCCCCGGTGCGCAAGCTGCTCATCATCGACGACGACGACGTGCACCGCTACCTCTTCCGCCAGATGCTCAACAACTCCCCGTACGTGCTGGAGGAGGCGGCCACGGGCCCCGTTGGCATCCGCATGGCGCGCGAGGGCAGTCCGGATCTCATCTTCCTGGACTTCGTGCTCCCGGACATGACGGCCTTCGACGTCCTGGACGAGCTCAAGGCGGACCCGCGCACCCGCGACATCCCCATCATCCTCCACACCGCGCACCAGTTGAAGGAGGAGGAGCGCCAGCGCCTGGCCAAGGAGACCTCCACCATCCTGGCCAAGCACACCCTGAGCCGCGAGGTCGCCATCGCCCGCATCCGGGATGCCCTGAACAAGAGCATCGGGAGCGGAGGGGAGGTGCGCCGTGGCTGA
- a CDS encoding hybrid sensor histidine kinase/response regulator, translated as MAERTQGESILVVNDDPASLYLASRLLSTAGYRVFEAATGQEALGLAGRERPDVVVLDVKLPDISGYEVCQRLRAHPETASLAVMHTSATFVTPDKKVRGLDGGADAYLTEPFEGEELIATVRSLLRMRRAEQALRRRAEDLTEADRRKDVFLAMLAHELRNPLAAITTAAGILERRDPQDPREVRMISIIQRQTNHLSRLVDDLLDVSRITRGKVELRRECVDLCQVLEQVLVSFRPLAEQRKLTLSSELPGKAVWVDADPTRLEQVFTNLLDNAAKYTNPGGSLWLKARETPGGADQPGVRVSVRDTGIGIRQDMLPTVFELFSQADESVERSRGGLGIGLTLVRNMVDLHGGQVEAHSAGPGQGSEFVVWLPVRGGMIPSPGLP; from the coding sequence GTGGCTGAGCGGACCCAGGGCGAGAGCATCCTCGTCGTCAACGACGACCCGGCCAGCCTCTACCTGGCCTCGCGGCTGCTGAGCACCGCGGGCTACCGCGTGTTCGAGGCCGCCACCGGGCAGGAAGCGCTCGGCCTCGCCGGGCGCGAGCGTCCGGACGTGGTGGTGCTGGACGTGAAACTGCCGGACATCAGCGGCTACGAGGTGTGCCAGCGGCTGCGCGCCCACCCGGAGACGGCCTCCCTCGCGGTGATGCACACCTCGGCCACCTTCGTCACGCCGGACAAGAAGGTGCGCGGCCTGGACGGGGGCGCGGACGCCTACCTCACCGAGCCCTTCGAGGGAGAAGAGCTCATCGCCACCGTGCGCTCGCTCCTGCGCATGCGCCGCGCCGAGCAGGCCCTGCGCCGGCGCGCCGAGGACCTCACGGAGGCGGACCGGCGCAAGGACGTGTTCCTCGCCATGCTCGCCCACGAGCTGCGCAACCCCCTCGCCGCCATCACCACCGCCGCGGGCATCCTCGAGCGCCGGGACCCGCAGGATCCCCGCGAGGTCCGGATGATCTCCATCATCCAGCGCCAGACGAACCATCTGTCGCGGCTGGTGGACGACCTGCTGGACGTGAGCCGCATCACCCGTGGCAAAGTGGAGCTTCGCCGCGAGTGCGTGGACCTGTGCCAGGTGCTCGAACAGGTGCTCGTCTCCTTCCGCCCGCTCGCCGAGCAACGAAAGCTCACGCTGTCCTCCGAGCTGCCCGGCAAGGCCGTGTGGGTGGACGCGGACCCGACGCGGCTGGAGCAGGTCTTCACCAACCTGCTGGACAACGCGGCCAAGTACACGAATCCGGGGGGCTCGCTCTGGTTGAAAGCGAGGGAAACCCCCGGCGGCGCGGACCAGCCGGGCGTGCGTGTGAGTGTGCGCGACACCGGCATCGGCATCCGCCAGGACATGCTGCCCACGGTGTTCGAGCTGTTCTCCCAGGCGGATGAGTCGGTGGAGCGCTCACGCGGGGGCCTGGGCATCGGGTTGACGCTGGTGCGCAACATGGTCGACCTGCACGGCGGCCAGGTGGAGGCCCACAGCGCCGGTCCGGGCCAGGGCAGCGAGTTCGTGGTGTGGCTACCCGTGCGAGGGGGAATGATTCCATCCCCGGGGTTGCCCTAG
- a CDS encoding synaptic vesicle VAT-1 family membrane protein yields MRHVVIPRAGGYDRLTVETRPDPLPEPTGVVVAPEAIGVNYADCVVRMGLYSSAREYVGWPITPGFEFAGTVCAVGASVTDLAPGDRVFGVTRFGGYATRVAVPRHQVFALPARFDMAQAAGFPAVFLTAYFALFELAHPRPGQTLLVHSAAGGVGGALLQLGRIAGCRTVGVVGASHKVEAARALGADAVIDKSREDLWRAAERISPQGYDVVLDANGVSTLSESYKHLARPGKLVLYGFHSMLPRQGGRPNWLKLAADFLRTPRFNPLDLTSDNASVLAFNLSYLFERRDVLEEAMGRLLAWVDEGRILPPPVTRFPFGQVADAHRALESGTTVGKLVLVP; encoded by the coding sequence ATGCGCCACGTGGTCATCCCGCGCGCCGGAGGCTACGACCGGCTCACGGTCGAGACTCGGCCCGATCCCCTGCCCGAGCCCACGGGGGTGGTCGTCGCTCCGGAGGCCATTGGCGTCAACTACGCCGACTGTGTCGTCCGCATGGGCTTGTATTCCTCGGCCCGGGAGTATGTCGGCTGGCCCATCACTCCGGGCTTCGAGTTCGCCGGGACGGTGTGCGCGGTGGGTGCTTCCGTCACGGATCTGGCGCCCGGGGACCGGGTGTTCGGTGTCACGCGCTTTGGCGGCTACGCCACCCGGGTGGCCGTGCCCCGGCATCAGGTGTTCGCGCTGCCCGCGCGCTTCGACATGGCCCAGGCGGCCGGGTTCCCCGCCGTCTTCCTCACCGCGTACTTCGCCCTCTTCGAGCTGGCCCATCCGCGCCCGGGACAGACCCTGCTCGTGCACTCGGCCGCCGGGGGCGTGGGCGGAGCCTTGCTGCAACTGGGACGCATCGCGGGGTGCCGCACCGTGGGCGTGGTGGGGGCGAGTCACAAGGTGGAGGCCGCGCGGGCGCTCGGGGCCGACGCCGTCATCGACAAGAGCCGCGAGGACTTGTGGCGCGCCGCCGAGCGCATCTCCCCACAAGGCTATGACGTGGTGCTCGACGCCAATGGCGTCTCCACGCTGAGCGAGAGTTACAAGCACCTCGCCCGGCCTGGAAAGCTCGTGCTCTACGGCTTCCACTCCATGCTGCCCCGTCAGGGCGGCCGGCCGAACTGGTTGAAGCTCGCCGCCGACTTCCTGCGCACCCCGCGCTTCAATCCGCTCGACCTCACCAGCGACAACGCGAGCGTCCTGGCCTTCAACCTGTCCTACCTCTTCGAGCGGCGTGACGTGCTGGAGGAGGCCATGGGCCGATTGCTCGCGTGGGTGGACGAGGGACGCATCCTGCCTCCGCCCGTGACCCGCTTCCCCTTCGGCCAGGTCGCCGACGCGCACCGGGCGCTGGAGTCCGGCACCACCGTGGGCAAGCTCGTGCTGGTGCCGTGA
- a CDS encoding methyl-accepting chemotaxis protein yields MAFISGWRPSLLTKFYGALLLCVLPLLLLQQYYVLPIIRGQLREDRVRAVRNLVEVGYGILEAQEARVLAGELTPAEARQSAAALLQHLIYEGNKYYWVNDLETRMVVHPFLPNQIGQDMTAYVDRAGKPVFVDIVELARQRGEGVVEYLATRPNEPDPIAKLSYVKLFAPWGWVLGTGVYMEDLEEEVAAVQRRVWAALLAGGVLAALAGAYISRRMLAPMRTLVDAAGLVARGDLRISVPPPSQDEVGDLSRAFSGMVTDVQRMLGEMAEVSRVTEVGAGNIHRATDGLRQVAQDQSWGMQNVSATVMGMTQQLAKGAHQAELTARTAEANEQAAREGGVGVRVTDEKMKQIAQVVERSARTVDRLTEWSEEVERAMELISDVADQTRVLAVNTSIEAMRAGEHGKGFAVVALEVRKLAEQARAAAERIRALMQQSKAETQAAAAQMREGRARVHEGLRLSADTGKALERIVTGAEEIQRRVKETASAHAAEAAAGETLALRIHTLSGQAMEAAKEVEHITRAAEELTARARQLRERVTRIQVNASETP; encoded by the coding sequence ATGGCGTTCATCTCTGGATGGCGGCCCAGCCTGCTCACGAAATTCTACGGAGCCCTGCTCCTGTGCGTGTTGCCCCTGCTGCTGCTGCAACAGTACTACGTGCTGCCCATCATCCGCGGCCAGCTGCGCGAGGACCGGGTGCGCGCGGTGCGCAACCTGGTGGAGGTGGGCTACGGCATCCTCGAGGCCCAAGAGGCCCGGGTGCTCGCGGGCGAGCTGACTCCCGCCGAGGCGCGCCAGTCCGCGGCCGCGCTGCTCCAGCACCTCATCTACGAGGGCAACAAGTACTACTGGGTCAATGACCTGGAGACGCGGATGGTGGTGCACCCCTTCCTGCCCAACCAGATCGGCCAGGACATGACGGCGTACGTGGACCGGGCGGGCAAGCCGGTGTTCGTGGACATCGTGGAGCTGGCGCGGCAGCGGGGCGAGGGCGTGGTGGAGTACCTGGCCACGCGTCCGAACGAGCCCGACCCCATCGCCAAGCTGTCCTACGTGAAGCTGTTCGCCCCGTGGGGCTGGGTGCTGGGCACCGGCGTGTACATGGAGGATCTGGAAGAGGAGGTGGCGGCGGTGCAGCGGCGGGTGTGGGCGGCGCTGCTCGCCGGGGGCGTGCTGGCGGCGCTCGCGGGGGCGTACATCTCCCGGCGGATGCTCGCGCCCATGCGCACGCTCGTGGACGCGGCGGGCCTGGTGGCGCGGGGGGACTTGCGCATCTCGGTGCCCCCCCCCTCCCAGGACGAGGTGGGGGACTTGAGCCGGGCCTTCAGCGGCATGGTGACGGACGTGCAACGCATGCTCGGGGAAATGGCCGAGGTGTCTCGGGTCACCGAGGTGGGCGCGGGGAACATCCACCGCGCCACGGACGGGCTCCGGCAGGTGGCGCAGGACCAGTCCTGGGGCATGCAGAACGTGTCCGCCACGGTGATGGGGATGACGCAGCAGCTCGCCAAGGGCGCGCATCAGGCGGAGCTGACGGCGCGCACCGCCGAGGCCAACGAGCAGGCCGCGCGCGAGGGCGGCGTGGGCGTGCGCGTCACGGACGAGAAGATGAAGCAGATCGCCCAGGTGGTGGAGCGCTCGGCGCGCACGGTGGACCGGCTCACCGAGTGGAGCGAGGAGGTGGAGCGCGCCATGGAGCTCATCTCGGACGTGGCGGATCAGACGCGGGTGCTGGCGGTGAACACGTCCATCGAGGCGATGCGCGCGGGCGAGCACGGCAAGGGCTTCGCGGTGGTGGCGCTCGAGGTGCGCAAGCTGGCGGAACAGGCGCGCGCGGCGGCGGAGCGGATCCGCGCGCTCATGCAGCAGAGCAAGGCGGAGACCCAGGCGGCGGCGGCGCAGATGCGCGAGGGGCGTGCCCGGGTCCACGAGGGCCTGCGGCTCTCGGCGGACACGGGCAAGGCGCTCGAGCGCATCGTCACCGGCGCGGAGGAAATCCAGCGGCGGGTGAAGGAGACGGCGAGCGCCCACGCGGCGGAGGCGGCCGCGGGCGAGACCCTCGCGCTGCGCATCCACACCCTGTCCGGCCAGGCGATGGAGGCGGCCAAGGAGGTGGAGCACATCACCCGGGCCGCGGAGGAGCTCACCGCCCGGGCCCGTCAGTTGCGCGAGCGGGTGACGCGCATCCAGGTGAACGCCTCCGAGACGCCGTGA
- a CDS encoding glycoside hydrolase family 71/99-like protein: protein MTRRRFVNEGAGVVAALVLAGCGSAPTDTQEPTASVGAPVAVSKSFTKKVYVHLMPWFESNTTSGNGAWGAHWTMNTKNPNIVDGSGKRQIAAHYYPLIGPYGSGDKDVIEYQLLLMKYAGVDGVLIDWPGTLNCVDYPKNKQNAEAFINKTAAAGLEFAIVYEDNNFTLAPTYGCSVPDKLGAARSDMVYMRDNYFNRSNYIKINNAPLLLDFGPQTFKSPSDWSNIFSPLSTKPTFLTLWYQKGDAGANAQGEYPWIYSDFTAGLQHWYANVSPGVKFGVAYPGFHSFYNEGGWGGPTWTIPHNGAGTFGQTMDMAKNSGVNWIQLATWNDYGEGTMIEPTREFGYGALTTLQQKLGVPYGQSQLELIAKLYAQRKQYAGDSGKQAQLNEAFNAFVALQPDRAATLLNGGGTTPPPSGGNPTVTNASFESGMSGWNTWSPNGTQGAAFTETYNGGYNSANHLTHYSPGAFETWTYQMISNIPNGNYRVRAQVRKGGDFGFSRLQAKTCAECTPASTNLGTYGNWTQIETPTIAVTAGYLEFGLHTQAFTGSSFVHLDEVQVIRQ, encoded by the coding sequence ATGACGCGTCGTCGTTTCGTGAACGAGGGAGCGGGCGTGGTCGCCGCGCTCGTGCTGGCGGGCTGTGGCTCGGCTCCGACCGATACCCAGGAGCCCACCGCGTCCGTGGGCGCTCCGGTGGCCGTGAGCAAGAGCTTCACGAAGAAGGTCTATGTCCATCTCATGCCCTGGTTCGAGTCCAACACCACCTCGGGCAATGGCGCCTGGGGTGCCCACTGGACGATGAACACCAAGAATCCCAACATCGTGGATGGCTCGGGCAAGCGGCAGATCGCCGCGCACTACTATCCGCTCATCGGGCCCTACGGGTCGGGTGACAAGGACGTCATCGAGTACCAGTTGCTGCTCATGAAGTACGCCGGCGTGGATGGCGTGCTCATCGACTGGCCGGGCACGCTCAACTGCGTGGACTACCCCAAGAACAAGCAGAACGCCGAGGCCTTCATCAACAAGACGGCCGCCGCGGGTCTGGAGTTCGCCATCGTCTACGAGGACAACAACTTCACGCTGGCGCCCACCTACGGTTGCTCCGTTCCGGACAAGCTCGGCGCGGCCCGCAGTGACATGGTCTACATGCGGGACAACTATTTCAACCGTTCCAACTACATCAAGATCAACAACGCGCCGCTGCTCCTGGACTTCGGCCCGCAGACGTTCAAGTCGCCGTCGGATTGGAGCAACATCTTCTCGCCCCTGTCGACCAAGCCGACCTTCCTGACGCTCTGGTACCAGAAGGGCGATGCCGGGGCGAACGCCCAGGGCGAGTACCCGTGGATCTACTCGGACTTCACCGCCGGGTTGCAGCACTGGTACGCGAACGTGTCGCCGGGCGTGAAGTTCGGCGTGGCCTACCCGGGCTTCCACTCCTTCTACAACGAGGGCGGCTGGGGCGGCCCGACGTGGACCATTCCCCACAACGGGGCTGGCACCTTCGGCCAGACGATGGACATGGCCAAGAACAGTGGCGTGAACTGGATCCAGCTGGCCACCTGGAATGACTACGGCGAAGGCACGATGATCGAGCCGACGCGCGAGTTTGGCTATGGCGCCCTGACCACCCTGCAGCAGAAGCTCGGCGTGCCATATGGGCAGAGCCAGTTGGAGCTCATCGCCAAGCTGTATGCGCAGCGCAAGCAGTACGCGGGCGACTCCGGCAAGCAGGCGCAGCTCAACGAGGCCTTCAACGCCTTCGTGGCGCTGCAGCCGGACAGGGCGGCCACCCTCCTCAACGGTGGTGGCACCACCCCGCCGCCCTCCGGTGGCAACCCCACGGTCACCAACGCGAGTTTCGAGTCCGGCATGTCGGGGTGGAACACCTGGTCGCCCAATGGCACTCAGGGCGCCGCGTTCACCGAGACGTACAACGGGGGCTACAACAGCGCCAACCACCTGACGCACTACAGCCCGGGCGCCTTCGAGACGTGGACGTACCAGATGATCAGCAACATCCCCAATGGCAACTACCGGGTGCGCGCCCAGGTCCGCAAGGGCGGTGACTTTGGCTTCTCCCGGCTCCAGGCCAAGACGTGCGCCGAGTGCACTCCCGCCTCCACGAACCTCGGCACCTACGGCAACTGGACCCAGATCGAGACGCCCACCATCGCCGTGACGGCGGGCTACCTGGAGTTCGGTCTCCACACCCAGGCCTTCACGGGCAGCAGCTTCGTCCACCTGGACGAGGTGCAGGTCATCCGTCAGTAA
- a CDS encoding serine hydrolase, with protein sequence MRLLAPCLVLLLATPGVTAPQGPPGTYSPARSRTLEKQLLGAVRAVGFEQVLDWRRQGQRIAHPPNVDVAVIELDAKGRPVAAANVLLSRDYPQGRGVPIEAKTLGTRAVRFTRWDLDRWNGKTGWADAGADADVVPGREGAALRFMAPYPASLFKILIAYGVLRQVDRGGLTLDTPYHFTNGKEERGERPLRGWLDPMITESNNGATEALVKWLHERGAMAKLNADLAELGLGTLQVNGTSPVTGRSWQPGSIHMTALDTARLFLLINGGPGTLWKTPRGRAVTAAELSDTSRTFLKKLLAEQGFAEGLSSTVVCGDPNARPGLPVAEPSRWLDGEGTATVGTNAFKRDTRPCNAAAQVEFLHKTGQTENYGSDAGIVRALPGHPPRHYVIAFLSNLGYRYYDAGVAGTANFQDEENGFPRVVTGIHFTQTIADLGRRVDEVMKQRSAP encoded by the coding sequence ATGCGACTGCTGGCGCCATGCCTCGTCCTGCTCCTCGCCACGCCCGGTGTCACCGCCCCACAGGGCCCGCCTGGCACGTACTCCCCCGCTCGCTCGCGCACATTGGAGAAGCAACTGCTCGGCGCCGTGCGCGCGGTGGGCTTCGAGCAGGTGCTCGACTGGCGGCGGCAGGGCCAGCGCATCGCGCACCCGCCCAACGTGGACGTGGCGGTCATCGAGCTGGACGCGAAGGGACGCCCGGTGGCGGCGGCCAACGTGTTGCTGTCTCGGGACTACCCCCAGGGCCGGGGCGTCCCCATCGAGGCGAAGACCCTGGGCACGCGGGCGGTGCGCTTCACGCGCTGGGACCTGGATCGCTGGAACGGCAAGACGGGCTGGGCGGACGCGGGAGCGGACGCGGACGTGGTGCCCGGGCGAGAGGGCGCCGCGTTGCGCTTCATGGCGCCCTACCCCGCGTCGCTGTTCAAGATCCTCATCGCCTACGGCGTCCTGCGGCAGGTGGACCGGGGCGGGCTGACGCTGGACACGCCCTATCACTTCACGAATGGAAAGGAGGAGCGGGGCGAGCGCCCGCTGCGCGGCTGGTTGGATCCCATGATCACCGAGTCGAACAACGGCGCGACGGAGGCGCTGGTGAAGTGGCTGCACGAACGGGGCGCCATGGCGAAGCTGAACGCGGACCTGGCGGAGCTCGGCCTGGGGACGCTCCAGGTGAACGGGACCTCGCCCGTGACGGGCCGGAGCTGGCAGCCGGGGAGCATCCACATGACGGCGCTCGACACGGCGCGGCTGTTCCTGCTCATCAACGGAGGGCCGGGCACGCTGTGGAAGACACCCCGGGGCCGAGCGGTGACGGCGGCCGAGCTGTCCGACACCTCACGGACCTTCCTGAAGAAGCTCCTGGCGGAGCAGGGGTTCGCGGAAGGCTTGAGCTCCACGGTGGTGTGCGGAGACCCCAACGCACGGCCGGGACTGCCCGTGGCGGAGCCCTCGCGCTGGCTGGACGGGGAAGGCACGGCGACGGTGGGGACGAATGCGTTCAAGCGGGACACCCGGCCGTGCAACGCGGCGGCCCAGGTGGAGTTCCTGCACAAGACGGGACAGACGGAGAACTATGGCAGTGACGCGGGCATCGTCCGGGCACTGCCGGGACACCCGCCCCGGCACTACGTCATCGCGTTCCTGTCGAACCTCGGCTACCGCTACTACGACGCGGGCGTGGCGGGGACGGCGAACTTCCAGGACGAGGAGAATGGCTTTCCCCGGGTGGTGACGGGCATCCACTTCACCCAGACCATCGCGGACCTGGGCCGCCGGGTGGACGAGGTGATGAAGCAGCGAAGCGCCCCCTGA